The Pseudomonadota bacterium genome contains a region encoding:
- the arfB gene encoding aminoacyl-tRNA hydrolase, translating to MIQINQYLEIPEREVSFTFTRSSKPGGQNVNKVNTRVTLLFDVKASPSLSDEQKNRILHRLETRINKLGILRVISFRYRTQGLNRAATIERFVELLVWALAREKPRKKTRVSKASKRKRLDDKKHKSRVKQTRAGKKNWSE from the coding sequence ATGATACAAATTAATCAATACCTTGAAATACCGGAGCGGGAGGTGTCCTTTACCTTTACCCGGAGCAGTAAGCCTGGTGGCCAGAACGTTAATAAGGTGAATACCAGGGTTACGTTGTTATTTGATGTCAAGGCATCTCCCAGTCTTTCTGACGAGCAAAAAAACAGAATTTTGCATCGTCTTGAAACCCGCATCAACAAACTGGGGATACTGCGGGTTATCTCATTTCGCTACCGCACCCAGGGGTTGAACCGGGCTGCGACAATTGAAAGATTTGTCGAGTTGCTGGTCTGGGCCCTTGCCAGGGAAAAACCAAGGAAAAAGACCAGGGTCTCAAAGGCATCAAAACGAAAACGCCTGGACGATAAAAAACATAAAAGCCGAGTGAAACAAACACGGGCAGGTAAGAAAAACTGGTCTGAATGA
- a CDS encoding transposase, with protein MSRPLRIEYPGAWYHVMNRGRRRENIFLSQKDYETFLKVLYETSDGWNLNVSAYCLMANHYHLLVQTPDGNISRCMRHINGVYTQRFNRNHKKDGQLFRGRYKAVLVEEDSHLLEVLRYIHRNPLRAGIVSKLNDFVWSSHHGYVSKKKQWGWLHKDFLLSMLSDKKSSRMPAYIDFVAQSETEEIGRFYSLKNLASVLGSAPFKDWLKDKFDHLRFHTEIPESRKFAPSPERIIGIVCEHFKVKKEQIAVSKRGTENFPRDVAIYLVRRHSRVTLAAVGKHFQISNYSTVSSAVERIKARKEIDRALQKHLEKIEIILTKSQQQT; from the coding sequence ATGTCAAGACCATTACGCATAGAATATCCCGGAGCCTGGTATCATGTCATGAACCGCGGCAGGAGAAGGGAGAATATCTTCTTGTCTCAGAAGGATTATGAAACCTTTCTCAAGGTTCTCTATGAGACATCTGATGGATGGAATCTTAATGTATCTGCATATTGTCTGATGGCAAATCATTACCATTTGCTGGTCCAAACTCCCGACGGTAACATATCGCGATGTATGCGGCATATAAACGGTGTCTATACCCAGCGCTTTAACCGCAACCACAAGAAAGACGGACAACTGTTTCGCGGCAGATACAAAGCGGTACTTGTCGAAGAGGACAGCCATCTTCTCGAAGTATTGCGCTATATCCACAGAAATCCGTTACGAGCAGGAATTGTTTCGAAATTAAATGATTTTGTATGGAGCAGTCACCATGGATATGTTTCCAAGAAAAAACAATGGGGCTGGTTGCATAAGGATTTTCTGTTGTCAATGCTATCCGATAAGAAGAGCAGTCGCATGCCAGCCTATATAGATTTTGTTGCACAAAGTGAAACCGAGGAGATCGGGCGGTTTTACTCATTGAAGAACCTTGCATCGGTCTTGGGCAGTGCTCCATTCAAAGATTGGTTAAAAGATAAATTTGACCATTTGCGATTTCATACGGAGATCCCTGAGTCTCGAAAATTTGCCCCTTCACCAGAAAGAATTATTGGTATTGTCTGTGAACATTTTAAGGTAAAGAAAGAGCAGATTGCAGTGTCTAAAAGGGGTACCGAGAATTTTCCGCGAGATGTCGCGATTTATCTTGTCCGCCGTCATAGCAGAGTTACACTTGCAGCTGTTGGTAAACATTTTCAAATAAGCAATTACAGTACAGTAAGCAGTGCTGTCGAGCGGATAAAAGCACGGAAAGAGATAGACCGAGCTTTGCAAAAACATCTGGAAAAAATAGAGATAATACTGACTAAAAGCCAACAGCAGACTTGA